One part of the Raphanus sativus cultivar WK10039 chromosome 7, ASM80110v3, whole genome shotgun sequence genome encodes these proteins:
- the LOC108817274 gene encoding 50S ribosomal protein L10, chloroplastic translates to MEVALLSFSSSLSPLCHNRTLTLTPKHSKSQNYPRLPVIRSAVSRSKKEETVETVKSHLENCHLLAAINYKGLTVKQFQDLRRTLPDTTKLVVAKNTLVIKAIEGTKWEALKPCMKGMNAWLFVQTDEIPSAIKPYRSFQKERKLEDNDFAGAVFEGKFYAPDNFKALETMPTRAEVYAKMLGALQSPAINLVSTLQAPAIEVIMVLKAYVKKLEDESNAA, encoded by the coding sequence ATGGAAGTGGCTCTTCTctcattctcttcttctttgtctccTCTCTGTCACAACCGAACCTTAACCCTAACTCCCAAACACTCCAAATCCCAAAACTACCCTCGTCTCCCTGTCATCAGATCCGCCGTGTCTCGTTCCAAAAAGGAAGAAACCGTCGAGACCGTCAAGTCCCACCTCGAGAATTGCCACCTCCTCGCCGCCATCAACTACAAAGGCCTCACCGTCAAGCAGTTCCAAGACCTCAGGAGAACTCTCCCAGACACAACAAAGCTCGTCGTCGCCAAGAACACTTTGGTCATCAAAGCCATCGAAGGCACCAAATGGGAAGCTCTCAAGCCTTGTATGAAAGGCATGAACGCTTGGCTCTTTGTCCAGACCGATGAGATCCCTTCCGCCATCAAACCTTACCGGAGTTTCCAAAAGGAACGCAAGCTCGAAGACAATGACTTTGCAGGCGCTGTCTTTGAAGGTAAGTTCTACGCTCCAGACAACTTCAAAGCTCTGGAGACCATGCCTACTCGTGCTGAGGTCTACGCTAAGATGCTCGGAGCTCTGCAGAGTCCGGCCATTAACCTCGTCTCTACGTTACAAGCACCAGCGATTGAGGTTATCATGGTGCTCAAGGCTTATGTCAAGAAGCTAGAAGATGAGAGTAATGCTGCATAA